The Ailuropoda melanoleuca isolate Jingjing chromosome 4, ASM200744v2, whole genome shotgun sequence region TAAGCCTGTCCGGGCCCCCATCCTGAGCCCTGGTCCCGCCTGCTGCCAGCCTCCTGCACACCCCCACTGGCAGTGAAGGGGTAACAGGGCCACAGATCCTCTCGGCCCTCCTGGGTGACAAATCAGGCAGACCAAAGACCAAGCCTGCTCCCAGCAGGGACAGTCCCGTGGGGGGGTCCTAACAAGTACACATAGTTTAGAAAACAAGGGTCACGGAAAACGTCCCAGTCTCTGAGGACAGGACATGGATGGGCATTCCTGAGGATATCTGGAGCCGGCGAGGGAGGGTAGGGGTCTAGAAAGGCCCTTagggggctgctgggggggggactgagggaggagggaagctgCACGGCCCGCTGAGAAGATCTGGCTGTTTTGTTCTCGTGTGGACCCACTGTTCTCGTGTGGGGCACTGAAAAGGCAAAGCAGAAGCAGGGACGGGCCACTGGGGCCTTCCTGCTGACGTGTGTGGCCCGTCCACCATCCCGGACCCACGGGCTGGCCTGGGGGGTCCACACCTGCCACGGCGGTCCAGGGGGCTCTAGCCTCACACGTCCCTGTCCCCTGGCGCAGACAGCCCGGGCCCCAGGCGCCTCTGAGCCCCCCTGGGTCCCAGCACGCACCCTGGCCAGCACTCGACAAACTCCGGCAGCCAAACCCATCCCTGAGAGCAGGTTCTACTGGAAAACCAAGGCTGAAAGCAAGATTCTGGGGCTCCGGGACATTTGAGGTTTGCagttttattaagaaaacaaaacataacctATACAAAAAGGAGAGTTCCGTTCCTGCGGTGGCACGTGATGCGGGGGAGGGCAGCTCCGAGTCCCGAGGCAGCTGAGTGGGGTCTCCGCGGCCGCTAGGCATCCTGCTGCTGGATGAAGGGGTTGGGGATGGCCTCCATGCCGTCCTGCGGGCAGATGAGCACCACGGAGGTGCCCCGGCACACCACCAGGCCCAGCTGGCGGGTGTCCTCTGTGAGCTTGTACTGGTCGTCGGGGTCTGCACAGCAAGAGAGGCGCGGGAGTAAGACGGCCCCCAGGCAGCTTC contains the following coding sequences:
- the LSM7 gene encoding U6 snRNA-associated Sm-like protein LSm7; the protein is MTAYLTPFHLSSRWFLQASGILKGFDPLLNLVLDGTVEYMRDPDDQYKLTEDTRQLGLVVCRGTSVVLICPQDGMEAIPNPFIQQQDA